AGCAGCACGAACAGCCGCCCGGCGGGGCGGCGGCGTGGTCCGATGCGGATGCTCCCGGTCACCCCGCCAGCGTACGCACCCCCACCGACAGCGCGGGCACCGGTCCGGGAAGGCACCGTGCCCCGGGCACCCGCCCGGTCACCCCCGCGCCGCGGCCGATTCCTCGCCGAGCAGGTCGTCGCGGCCGGCGCCCGCGGGGGTGTCCGTGAGGCCGAGGCGCAGGTGCTCGGTGTGGTGGAGCGCCTGGTCGAGCAGTGCGGCGACGTGGTCGTCGTAGAGCGCGTAGACGATCGAGCGCCCGTGGCGCGTGCCGGTGACCAGACCGAGGTTGCGCAGCAGCCGCAGTTGGTGGGAGCAGGCCGACTGCTCCATGCCGACCTCGGCGGCCAGCTCCGAGACCGGCAGCGGGCCCTCGCGCAGCCGGGCGAGGATCAGCAGCCGGGAGGGGGTGGCCAGGGCCTGGAGCGTGGCGGCCACCTTCTGCGCGGTGGCGGCGTCGAGGCGTACGCGCCCGCCGTCGCTCGCGCCCGGGGTGGCGGCTCCGTGACCCATGCCGTCATCGTACTCAGCCCACACATGAATACCTCTTCATGTGTTCCTGTATGGTGAGGCGGTCAGGCAGCTCCGCCACCCGCAGGGAGATCACGCCGCGATGCCGCACACCCTCACGCAGCCGGACCCGCAGACCGCCCGGGCCGCCGCGACTCCGGCTCCGGCCGCCGCACCCCGCCGCCCCGGGCCCCTCTCCGTACCTGAGGCCCGCTGGGCGGCCGCGGCGCTCGCGCTCTTCCTCCTCGCCCTCCCGCTCGACCTCCTCGGCGCCCCCGCCTGGAGCTGGGGCCCGCTCTACGCGCTGACGTACGCCGC
The Streptomyces sp. CNQ-509 DNA segment above includes these coding regions:
- a CDS encoding helix-turn-helix transcriptional regulator, which gives rise to MGHGAATPGASDGGRVRLDAATAQKVAATLQALATPSRLLILARLREGPLPVSELAAEVGMEQSACSHQLRLLRNLGLVTGTRHGRSIVYALYDDHVAALLDQALHHTEHLRLGLTDTPAGAGRDDLLGEESAAARG